A genomic stretch from Hymenobacter psoromatis includes:
- a CDS encoding thioesterase, whose protein sequence is MPAATPLPALDLETRIREKLKGQHFMHLIGADLTRIEPGRVEAELALGQQHQQQRGFAHGGLVATMADLVAGFAAITLVPEGVGVVTSDLKVSYLNPGVGQRIRAIGWVLKAGRRLHFCEAEVWCDNVLIAKASATMAVIDAV, encoded by the coding sequence ATGCCCGCTGCTACCCCCCTCCCCGCCCTTGACCTCGAAACCCGCATTCGCGAAAAGCTCAAGGGTCAACACTTTATGCACCTCATTGGCGCCGACCTTACCCGCATCGAGCCCGGCCGCGTGGAGGCTGAGCTGGCGCTGGGCCAGCAGCACCAGCAGCAGCGCGGCTTTGCCCACGGCGGCCTGGTAGCCACGATGGCCGACCTGGTGGCCGGCTTTGCCGCCATTACGCTCGTGCCCGAGGGGGTAGGGGTGGTGACGTCGGACTTGAAAGTGAGCTACCTCAACCCCGGCGTGGGCCAGCGCATCCGGGCCATCGGCTGGGTGTTGAAAGCCGGCCGGCGGCTGCACTTCTGTGAAGCCGAGGTGTGGTGTGATAATGTGCTGATTGCCAAAGCGTCGGCCACGATGGCGGTGATTGACGCCGTATGA
- a CDS encoding ABC-F family ATPase, which yields MISTTNVSLRYGKRVLFEDVTVKFLPGNCYGLIGANGAGKSTFLKILSGELEPNTGSVALPAGQRLAVLKQNQFAYDDQQVLQTVIQGHQRLWAVMSEKDALYAKADFSDADGERAAILEGEFADLEGWNADYEAAELLSGLGITEDKHYSVMSDLGASEKVRVLLAQALFGNPDVLLLDEPTNNLDAESVLWLENFLDGFQNTVIVVSHDRHFLDAVCNYMADLDFSKITMYPGNYGFWYESSQLALRQRQDVNKKTEDKRKELEEFVRRFSANASKSKQATSRQKLLQKLTLEEIKPSSRRYPYIAFKPEREAGNQLLTVEGVSKAVDGQSVIKNVSFTLDKGDKIAIVGRDDRAASMLFDILFKEATADKGEADWGTTITPSYFPKENSGFFQADNMNLVDWLRQYSTDKDESFVRGWLGRMLFSGEESQKKPNVLSGGEKVRCMLSKMMLESGNVLVMDDPTNHLDLESIQALNNGLKDFTGSLIFASHDLQFIETVANRIIELTPEGIIDRRMNYEEYLADETLKAQRQKMYQLA from the coding sequence ATGATTTCCACGACCAACGTGAGCTTGCGCTATGGCAAGCGGGTGCTGTTTGAAGACGTAACGGTGAAGTTTTTGCCCGGCAACTGTTACGGCCTGATTGGGGCCAACGGCGCCGGCAAATCAACTTTTCTCAAGATTTTGTCCGGCGAGCTGGAGCCCAACACCGGCTCGGTAGCGCTGCCCGCCGGCCAGCGCTTGGCCGTGCTCAAGCAGAATCAGTTTGCCTACGACGACCAGCAGGTGCTCCAGACTGTTATTCAGGGCCACCAGCGGCTGTGGGCGGTGATGAGCGAAAAGGACGCGCTCTATGCCAAGGCTGATTTTTCGGACGCCGACGGCGAGCGCGCCGCCATTCTGGAAGGCGAATTTGCCGACCTCGAAGGCTGGAACGCCGACTATGAGGCTGCTGAGCTGCTCAGCGGTCTGGGCATTACCGAAGACAAGCACTATAGCGTGATGTCGGACCTCGGCGCTTCGGAAAAAGTGCGCGTGCTGCTGGCGCAGGCGCTGTTTGGCAACCCTGACGTGCTGCTGCTCGACGAGCCCACCAACAACCTCGACGCCGAGAGTGTGCTCTGGCTCGAAAACTTCCTGGATGGCTTTCAGAACACGGTGATTGTGGTGAGCCACGACCGCCACTTTCTCGATGCCGTGTGCAACTACATGGCCGACCTGGATTTCTCGAAAATCACGATGTACCCCGGCAACTACGGCTTCTGGTATGAGAGCAGCCAGCTGGCCTTGCGCCAGCGGCAGGACGTGAACAAGAAAACCGAGGACAAGCGCAAGGAATTGGAAGAATTCGTGCGCCGCTTCTCGGCCAACGCCTCGAAATCCAAGCAAGCCACGAGTCGCCAGAAGCTGCTGCAAAAGCTGACGCTGGAGGAAATCAAGCCCTCGTCGCGCCGCTACCCCTACATTGCCTTCAAGCCCGAGCGCGAAGCCGGCAACCAGCTGCTGACCGTGGAAGGCGTGAGCAAAGCCGTGGATGGCCAGTCGGTGATTAAGAACGTGTCGTTTACGCTCGACAAGGGGGATAAAATCGCCATTGTGGGCCGCGACGACCGGGCGGCTTCCATGCTGTTCGATATTTTATTTAAGGAAGCGACGGCCGACAAAGGCGAGGCCGATTGGGGCACCACCATCACGCCCAGCTACTTCCCAAAGGAAAACAGCGGCTTCTTCCAGGCCGACAACATGAACCTGGTGGACTGGCTGCGCCAATACTCGACCGACAAGGACGAGAGCTTCGTGCGCGGCTGGTTGGGCCGCATGCTGTTTTCGGGCGAGGAGAGCCAGAAGAAGCCCAACGTGCTGAGCGGCGGCGAAAAAGTGCGCTGCATGCTGAGCAAGATGATGCTCGAAAGCGGCAACGTGCTGGTGATGGACGACCCCACGAACCATCTGGACCTGGAAAGCATTCAGGCCCTGAACAACGGCCTAAAAGACTTCACCGGCTCACTCATCTTCGCCTCGCACGACTTGCAGTTTATCGAGACGGTGGCCAACCGCATTATCGAGCTCACGCCCGAAGGCATCATCGACCGCCGCATGAACTACGAAGAATACCTGGCCGATGAGACGCTGAAAGCCCAGCGTCAGAAAATGTATCAGTTGGCTTAA
- a CDS encoding pantetheine-phosphate adenylyltransferase: MKKIALFPGSFDPFTTGHLDMVRRGAGLFDEVIIALGTNSSKQRYLPLDWMMAQLEALFQNEPRVSVRSYQGLTVEFARATGARYLLRGLRNTLDFEYENSIGQANRLLYPELETVSLLTAPTLAAISSTIVRDIHRYGGDVTPFVPFALPPPKPA, encoded by the coding sequence ATGAAAAAAATCGCCCTTTTTCCCGGTTCCTTCGACCCGTTTACCACCGGCCACCTCGACATGGTGCGGCGCGGCGCGGGGCTGTTCGATGAGGTAATTATTGCCCTGGGCACCAATAGCAGCAAGCAGCGCTACCTACCCCTCGACTGGATGATGGCGCAGCTCGAAGCCTTGTTTCAGAACGAGCCGCGCGTGTCGGTGCGCAGCTACCAGGGCCTAACGGTGGAATTTGCCCGCGCCACTGGCGCGCGCTACTTGCTGCGTGGCCTGCGCAATACGCTCGATTTTGAGTACGAAAACAGCATCGGCCAGGCCAATCGCCTGCTTTATCCCGAGCTGGAAACGGTGTCGCTGCTCACGGCACCCACGCTGGCGGCCATCAGCAGCACCATCGTGCGCGATATTCACCGCTACGGCGGCGACGTGACGCCGTTCGTGCCGTTCGCCCTACCCCCTCCCAAGCCGGCGTAG